One bacterium DNA segment encodes these proteins:
- a CDS encoding DegT/DnrJ/EryC1/StrS aminotransferase family protein translates to MIPYCQHEIRDADEEAVSKVLGSSRLTQGPAVAGFERSLCDRIGAAHAVAVSSGTSALQVALAALGVGAGDEVIVPSLTFLATANAVLLNGATPVFADIDPETLMLDPEDVARRAGPRTRGAILVHYAGHAGDVGALRAALGPGRFVIEDACHALGAEDHGEPIGTRSELACFSFHPAKHITTGEGGAILTRRDDLAAACVRLREHGVERRPQAHRGLGLPEALRAEETGTWVYEMHALSANHRLPDLGAALGTSQLSRLDDNLARRREIADRYRGALEADARIRLLSERPQTRSAWHLYPIRLREGERASIHARMHEDGVGVQVHYIPIHLQPWYRERFGTRWGDLPATEAAYLNLLSMPMFPTLSRSDQDRSIEALLRALESTSG, encoded by the coding sequence GTGATTCCGTACTGCCAGCACGAGATCCGGGACGCCGATGAAGAGGCCGTCTCGAAGGTGCTGGGTTCTTCGAGGTTGACCCAGGGGCCCGCGGTCGCAGGCTTCGAGCGATCGCTCTGCGATCGGATCGGGGCCGCGCATGCGGTCGCCGTATCGAGTGGCACGTCCGCACTCCAGGTGGCGCTCGCAGCCCTCGGCGTCGGCGCAGGTGACGAGGTGATCGTTCCCTCGCTGACCTTTCTGGCGACCGCGAACGCGGTGCTGCTGAATGGAGCGACGCCCGTCTTCGCGGACATCGATCCAGAGACGTTGATGCTCGACCCGGAGGACGTCGCGCGTCGTGCCGGACCACGGACGCGCGGCGCGATTCTTGTCCACTACGCGGGGCATGCGGGAGACGTGGGTGCGTTGCGTGCCGCGCTCGGGCCGGGACGCTTCGTGATCGAGGACGCTTGCCACGCGCTCGGCGCGGAGGATCACGGAGAGCCGATCGGCACCCGATCCGAGCTCGCCTGCTTCTCGTTCCATCCCGCCAAGCACATCACGACCGGGGAGGGCGGGGCGATCCTCACGCGTCGCGACGATCTGGCCGCCGCCTGCGTTCGCTTGCGCGAGCACGGGGTCGAACGGAGACCGCAGGCCCACCGCGGCCTCGGCCTCCCCGAAGCGCTTCGCGCGGAGGAGACCGGAACCTGGGTCTACGAGATGCACGCGCTCTCGGCGAACCACCGTCTACCGGACCTGGGCGCGGCGCTCGGAACGAGCCAGCTCTCGAGGCTCGACGACAACCTGGCCCGGCGGCGTGAGATCGCGGATCGCTACCGGGGAGCCCTGGAAGCGGACGCGCGGATTCGTCTCCTGTCGGAGCGGCCCCAGACGCGATCGGCGTGGCATCTCTATCCGATCCGTCTTCGCGAAGGGGAGCGCGCGTCGATCCATGCGCGAATGCACGAAGACGGGGTCGGGGTCCAGGTCCACTACATCCCGATCCACCTCCAGCCCTGGTACCGGGAACGATTCGGAACGCGGTGGGGCGACCTGCCGGCGACCGAGGCGGCGTACCTGAACCTGCTGTCGATGCCGATGTTCCCGACCTTGTCGCGAAGCGACCAGGACCGATCGATCGAGGCGCTCCTTCGCGCGCTGGAGAGCACGTCGGGATGA
- a CDS encoding DUF115 domain-containing protein, with amino-acid sequence MESRAVFDRNLAALRKRSIDLAEALAEASTDAIVEETGPRGARVFVQEGVRLGSAYDPVQEGAQIAEQMADEPADVMVAVGFGMGEQFAPYLERNPATLIIYEPSLPRLKAALHRISIADLVTNHRDLYFAHDRVSLTRFLTARYSPGLRMRVFPHPAVLRLDSAAVAEAVKATRDAKEVVDVQRLTSIEMLLPWANVTARNGRRIAETPQFGVLHDAFAGKPAVIVAAGPSLDKQLDLLREARDRVVVIGIGQTTRALRQAGIVPDFVHVLESRDVSHQLTDAGDTSDLIVAPSADADPAIFDVPSRAKFTVTSAGGALGVWIAEATGEQHFSIGGGTVAQGAVGMAMMLGCNPISLIGQDLAFSNGRAYAKGTAYDFIEITEKGNGKFRFDGMNEKAAILNERVPHPENGGLADQRLVWVDGWQEGEKVPTRNAYASFLEQYREIGLGFRARGISLINCTEGGARIPEIEHRTFRSFVDEFATEPLGARQRILEIHDSVPRWGLADYADALSDARKLLDKLDEEAKKGARFAKRAEDRLVAARNDQQRVEVLRRLARHEKRVRTRLDRAPWLDMFVQPEIYNAITAVRRTERQDPTDEELVRESIYLFEAARKGIARARDWFELFEASFEVETPSAGAGRAPSTKAPTPIAGGPAASPPA; translated from the coding sequence TTGGAATCACGAGCGGTCTTTGATCGAAACCTGGCGGCGCTCCGAAAGCGCAGCATCGACCTCGCGGAGGCCCTCGCAGAGGCGTCGACGGACGCGATCGTCGAGGAGACCGGACCGCGGGGGGCGCGGGTCTTCGTCCAGGAGGGCGTGCGGCTCGGCTCGGCCTACGACCCGGTCCAGGAGGGCGCTCAGATCGCCGAGCAGATGGCGGACGAGCCTGCGGACGTCATGGTCGCCGTCGGCTTCGGAATGGGCGAACAGTTCGCGCCCTATCTCGAGCGGAATCCCGCGACGCTGATCATCTACGAACCGTCGCTCCCTCGTCTGAAGGCGGCGCTCCACCGCATCTCCATCGCCGACCTGGTCACGAACCACCGGGACCTCTACTTCGCGCACGACCGCGTATCGCTCACGCGCTTCCTCACGGCACGCTACTCGCCGGGGCTGCGGATGCGGGTCTTCCCGCATCCGGCGGTGCTAAGGCTCGATTCCGCCGCCGTCGCGGAAGCGGTGAAGGCGACGCGCGACGCGAAGGAGGTCGTCGACGTCCAGCGCCTCACGTCGATCGAGATGCTTCTCCCCTGGGCGAACGTGACCGCCCGAAACGGCCGGCGGATCGCGGAGACCCCGCAGTTCGGCGTGCTCCACGATGCCTTTGCGGGCAAGCCCGCGGTGATCGTGGCGGCGGGCCCGTCCCTCGACAAGCAGCTCGATCTCCTGAGGGAGGCCCGCGACCGCGTGGTCGTGATCGGCATCGGCCAGACGACCCGCGCGTTGCGTCAGGCGGGGATCGTGCCGGACTTCGTCCACGTGCTCGAGAGCCGCGACGTGAGTCATCAGCTGACCGACGCCGGAGACACGAGCGACCTGATCGTCGCTCCCTCTGCCGACGCGGATCCCGCGATCTTCGACGTGCCGAGCCGCGCGAAGTTCACCGTGACCTCCGCCGGCGGGGCGCTCGGCGTCTGGATCGCCGAGGCGACCGGAGAGCAGCACTTCTCCATCGGCGGTGGCACCGTCGCCCAGGGCGCGGTCGGTATGGCGATGATGCTCGGCTGCAATCCGATCTCGCTGATCGGGCAGGATCTCGCTTTTTCGAACGGGCGTGCCTACGCCAAGGGGACGGCCTACGACTTCATCGAGATTACGGAGAAGGGGAATGGGAAGTTCCGATTCGACGGCATGAACGAGAAGGCCGCAATCCTGAATGAACGCGTGCCCCATCCCGAGAACGGGGGTCTGGCGGATCAGCGACTCGTCTGGGTCGACGGCTGGCAGGAAGGCGAGAAGGTCCCGACGAGAAACGCCTACGCTTCTTTCCTCGAACAGTACCGAGAGATCGGCCTCGGCTTCCGAGCACGAGGGATCTCCTTGATCAACTGCACGGAGGGCGGCGCCCGAATCCCCGAGATCGAACATCGAACCTTTCGTTCATTCGTAGACGAGTTCGCGACGGAGCCCCTGGGCGCGCGCCAGCGTATTCTCGAGATCCATGATTCGGTGCCGCGTTGGGGCCTCGCCGACTACGCGGACGCGCTCTCCGACGCCCGTAAGCTGCTCGACAAGCTGGACGAGGAAGCGAAGAAGGGGGCCCGGTTCGCGAAGCGTGCCGAGGATCGTCTCGTCGCTGCGCGGAACGACCAGCAACGGGTGGAGGTCCTGCGACGTCTGGCACGGCACGAGAAGCGGGTGCGGACCCGGCTCGATCGCGCGCCCTGGCTCGACATGTTCGTTCAGCCCGAGATCTACAACGCGATCACGGCGGTTCGACGAACGGAGCGCCAGGATCCGACCGACGAGGAACTCGTCAGGGAGTCCATCTACCTCTTCGAGGCAGCGCGCAAGGGCATCGCCCGTGCGCGGGATTGGTTCGAGCTCTTCGAGGCGTCGTTCGAGGTCGAGACGCCGTCCGCGGGCGCGGGACGAGCGCCTTCGACGAAGGCGCCCACGCCGATCGCGGGAGGCCCGGCCGCTTCGCCGCCGGCCTGA
- a CDS encoding N-acetylneuraminate synthase family protein, which translates to MHSDRNTRTDDSADPSPLSTAPRFVAEVSSNHQCDLERALRFVDRAAEIGCDGVKFQLFRIDELFAPEILRQSATHRARRRWELPERFLAPIAHRCRERGVAFGCTPFYLDAVTALSPFVDFLKIASYELLWDDLLEACARTGLPLVLSTGMATLDEVAHAARVIERAGGRDLTLLHCVSGYPAPAAEANLAAIDSLAALDAVFDGVSIRAGWSDHTVDPGVMFRAAHAHPTTMIEFHLDLEGEGDEFESGHCWLPYDIQETIERVQTGFRAEGQARKEPANVESEERSWRADPSDGLRPLRPLRHTWSPLTR; encoded by the coding sequence ATGCATTCAGATCGAAACACCCGGACGGACGATTCTGCCGACCCGAGCCCGCTCTCCACCGCGCCCCGGTTCGTCGCCGAGGTGTCGAGCAACCATCAGTGCGACCTCGAGCGTGCCCTGCGCTTCGTCGACCGTGCGGCCGAGATCGGCTGCGACGGGGTGAAGTTCCAGCTCTTCCGGATCGACGAGCTCTTTGCGCCGGAGATCCTCCGCCAGAGCGCGACCCATCGCGCCCGCCGGCGTTGGGAGCTCCCGGAACGTTTCCTGGCGCCGATCGCCCACCGATGTCGGGAACGGGGCGTCGCCTTCGGATGCACGCCCTTCTATCTCGACGCGGTCACCGCGCTGTCCCCCTTCGTCGACTTCCTCAAGATCGCGTCCTACGAGCTTCTCTGGGACGATCTGCTCGAAGCCTGCGCACGCACGGGCCTGCCCCTCGTGCTCTCCACCGGGATGGCGACCCTCGACGAGGTCGCCCACGCCGCCCGTGTGATCGAACGTGCGGGCGGGCGCGACCTCACCCTCCTCCACTGCGTGTCGGGCTACCCGGCCCCGGCGGCGGAGGCGAACCTCGCCGCGATCGACAGCCTCGCTGCCCTCGACGCCGTCTTCGACGGCGTCTCGATCCGGGCGGGCTGGTCGGATCACACGGTCGACCCGGGCGTGATGTTCCGCGCGGCCCACGCGCATCCGACCACGATGATCGAATTCCACCTCGACCTCGAGGGCGAGGGCGACGAGTTCGAGAGCGGTCATTGCTGGCTCCCCTACGACATCCAGGAAACGATCGAGCGGGTCCAGACCGGCTTCCGGGCCGAGGGACAGGCACGAAAGGAGCCGGCGAACGTCGAGAGCGAGGAGCGGTCCTGGCGGGCCGACCCCTCGGACGGGCTCCGCCCTCTGCGTCCGCTCCGCCATACCTGGTCGCCGCTGACCCGATGA
- the fliD gene encoding flagellar filament capping protein FliD produces the protein MATGLIGRPTFGGLASGLDTNALLSGLLEIERIPLNRLQSRRSEIQTQRNLMRELNSKLVTLSDAAKALDNRNDTGSANSASEEFLRYSGSSSNENVVTVSAGSGASPGDIDVLVQELATGSRRFSTAYTDPDAIALAEGTAITIALPNGDPDAIPEVEPTVITVTGGEGGTSLQNLRDQINTSADNGSTVRADVLQVSDSEFRLVLTSTGTGDSNNLFVSGALAIDPALSSDATNATVQIFGQTIERETNFIDDVLTGVTLELVGPAELDDDDVPQSETLTIGVDVEEIATGIESFITAYNDVVSFIDQQFSYNETTKTSGPLAGDSTLRGVQSRLRDMVSRGYAFEANPNNPFAPSGEGALGGSITGIGITLESGGRLSLDQEKLEEALARDALSVAQFFRGNVRSTPANQDQIDLDPTITPDLYDEGFAQLFAQELEGLVRSGDGTLAEREEAFERRIRTFDDSIERFEARLSQREESLVLRFSELERIVAGLQNQQGFLSSIPA, from the coding sequence ATGGCAACAGGCTTGATCGGTCGCCCGACCTTCGGTGGCCTCGCCAGCGGTCTCGATACGAACGCGCTCCTCTCGGGGCTGCTCGAGATCGAGCGGATTCCCCTGAACCGACTGCAGTCGCGTCGGTCGGAGATCCAGACGCAGCGCAATCTCATGCGCGAGCTCAACAGCAAGCTCGTCACCCTGAGCGACGCTGCGAAGGCGCTCGACAACCGCAACGACACGGGCTCCGCGAACTCGGCCAGCGAAGAGTTCCTCCGCTACAGCGGAAGCTCGTCCAACGAGAACGTCGTCACGGTCAGCGCCGGATCCGGCGCCTCGCCCGGAGACATCGATGTCCTGGTCCAGGAGCTCGCGACGGGATCTCGGCGGTTCTCGACGGCCTACACGGACCCGGATGCGATCGCTCTGGCCGAAGGCACCGCGATCACGATCGCGCTCCCGAATGGTGATCCGGACGCGATCCCCGAGGTGGAGCCCACGGTGATCACGGTGACGGGCGGCGAGGGCGGCACGAGCCTCCAGAACCTCCGCGACCAGATCAACACCTCCGCGGACAACGGCAGCACGGTCCGTGCGGACGTCCTGCAGGTCTCGGACAGCGAGTTCCGCCTCGTGCTGACGTCCACGGGAACGGGAGACTCGAACAATCTGTTCGTGTCCGGTGCCCTCGCGATCGATCCAGCCCTCTCGAGCGATGCGACGAACGCGACGGTCCAGATCTTCGGTCAGACGATCGAGCGCGAGACGAACTTCATCGACGACGTGCTCACGGGCGTCACGCTCGAGCTCGTCGGCCCGGCCGAACTCGACGATGACGACGTACCCCAGTCCGAGACGTTGACGATCGGGGTCGACGTCGAAGAGATCGCGACCGGAATCGAGTCGTTCATCACCGCCTACAACGACGTCGTTTCGTTCATCGATCAGCAGTTCTCGTACAACGAGACGACGAAGACGTCGGGACCGCTCGCGGGCGATTCGACGCTCCGGGGCGTCCAGTCCCGCCTCCGCGACATGGTGAGTCGGGGATACGCCTTCGAGGCCAATCCGAACAACCCCTTCGCGCCGAGCGGAGAAGGCGCGCTCGGTGGCTCCATTACGGGAATCGGGATCACCCTCGAGAGCGGCGGACGGCTGTCCCTCGATCAGGAGAAGCTGGAGGAAGCGCTCGCGCGCGATGCGTTGTCGGTCGCCCAGTTCTTCCGCGGGAACGTTCGTTCGACGCCGGCGAACCAGGATCAGATCGATCTGGATCCCACGATCACCCCCGATCTCTACGACGAGGGCTTCGCTCAGCTCTTCGCGCAGGAGCTCGAAGGGCTCGTTCGCTCCGGCGACGGAACACTCGCGGAGCGCGAAGAGGCCTTCGAACGGAGAATCAGGACCTTCGACGACTCCATCGAGCGCTTCGAGGCGCGTCTCTCACAGCGCGAGGAGAGCCTGGTGCTCCGCTTCAGTGAGCTCGAGCGGATCGTCGCCGGGCTGCAGAATCAACAGGGCTTCCTGTCGAGCATCCCGGCATGA
- a CDS encoding sigma 54-interacting transcriptional regulator, with product MRLGLDFDGDVLAGRSPRVGLVVAHPGWRRDLERAFVSAGCRVVELGHAEALRCRTGIDVLVSDAEAAPRVLGIDRSVKDRLAVWAPVDDGTPSASSAEAWELLPMPFSVADLERSLERVLVPARAAVGVLDPVLVSRDPGVEATLLRARRLAERDLDLVVEGELGVGRRALARATHDWSPRAGGPFVPLDRVELAAAEAGEAVDLIEQAWSEVGEGTLLAIEPSEWTTPAQRALASMLRRGKGARVVTIVSQPLDAAVDRGRLARELADRLDVSRVRLPALRARPADHRALCEAIARRVARRLGCETPILDDATITAWAEEGFPGNLLGIESRVRAAMLQEEVAAAVPGPALAVRRHVDETESLDLKRLERDTIVRALAHWQGNRTRASESLGISVRTLRNKIREYGLR from the coding sequence ATGAGGCTCGGTCTGGACTTCGATGGAGACGTCCTCGCGGGCCGCTCGCCGCGGGTGGGACTCGTGGTGGCTCATCCGGGGTGGAGACGGGATCTCGAACGGGCGTTCGTCTCGGCCGGCTGCCGGGTCGTCGAGCTCGGGCACGCGGAGGCCCTCCGGTGCCGAACGGGAATCGACGTTCTCGTGAGCGATGCCGAGGCCGCACCGCGAGTCCTGGGGATCGACCGGTCCGTGAAGGACCGCCTCGCGGTGTGGGCCCCGGTGGACGACGGGACGCCGAGCGCGTCGTCCGCGGAGGCGTGGGAGCTGCTTCCGATGCCCTTCTCGGTCGCCGATCTCGAGCGGAGCCTCGAACGGGTGCTCGTTCCGGCGCGCGCCGCCGTCGGCGTCCTCGACCCCGTGCTGGTCTCTCGCGATCCCGGTGTCGAGGCGACGCTCCTGCGCGCTCGCCGACTCGCCGAGCGCGATCTCGATCTCGTCGTCGAAGGGGAGCTCGGTGTGGGCCGGCGGGCGCTCGCGCGAGCGACCCACGATTGGAGCCCGCGAGCGGGCGGCCCCTTCGTTCCCCTCGACCGCGTCGAGCTCGCGGCCGCCGAAGCCGGTGAGGCGGTCGACCTGATCGAGCAGGCCTGGTCGGAAGTGGGCGAGGGGACGCTCCTCGCGATCGAGCCGTCCGAGTGGACCACGCCCGCGCAACGCGCACTCGCCAGCATGCTTCGGCGCGGGAAGGGCGCGCGCGTCGTCACGATCGTCTCGCAGCCGCTGGACGCCGCCGTCGATCGAGGTCGTCTCGCACGGGAGCTGGCGGATCGGCTGGACGTCTCGCGCGTCCGGTTGCCCGCGCTGCGAGCCCGTCCTGCGGATCATCGAGCGCTCTGCGAGGCGATCGCCCGACGGGTCGCGCGGCGGCTGGGGTGCGAGACGCCGATCCTCGACGACGCGACGATCACGGCCTGGGCGGAGGAGGGCTTCCCCGGGAACCTGCTCGGGATCGAGAGTCGCGTGCGCGCGGCGATGCTCCAGGAAGAGGTCGCCGCGGCGGTGCCGGGGCCTGCGTTGGCGGTCCGGCGTCACGTCGACGAGACCGAGTCGCTCGATCTCAAGCGACTCGAACGCGACACGATCGTCCGGGCCCTCGCCCATTGGCAGGGCAATCGGACCCGTGCATCCGAGTCGCTCGGGATCAGCGTGCGGACGCTGCGGAACAAGATCCGCGAATACGGCCTGCGCTAG
- the flgB gene encoding flagellar basal body rod protein FlgB, producing MPSFGPEAMNALQTAMRFRIKRESLIAGNIANADTPGYRRRDISFDGVLSSTRSRMERTHPGHMAPGGTSSNPTVELGPRGTRPDKNGVDLDQELVTAHRNAGAFIDQANVLARLSTLVRTAIGQS from the coding sequence ATGCCGAGTTTCGGGCCGGAAGCGATGAACGCGCTGCAGACCGCCATGCGCTTCCGCATCAAGCGGGAGAGCCTGATCGCGGGCAACATCGCGAACGCCGACACGCCGGGCTACCGCCGGCGCGACATCTCCTTCGACGGCGTCCTCTCCTCGACCCGGTCGCGCATGGAACGCACCCACCCGGGCCACATGGCTCCGGGCGGGACGTCCTCGAACCCGACGGTCGAGCTCGGCCCCCGCGGCACGCGCCCCGACAAGAACGGCGTCGACCTCGACCAGGAGCTCGTGACCGCCCACCGCAACGCGGGCGCCTTCATCGACCAGGCGAACGTGCTCGCCCGTCTCTCCACCCTCGTCCGCACGGCCATCGGCCAGTCCTGA
- the flgC gene encoding flagellar basal body rod protein FlgC, which yields MDFKDITDIATAGLRAQRARMTVTASNIANAQTTRTDQGGPYRRRDPVFSAERVAKHFASRLEQKLRSVEVTKIAEDPRDPVTRYLPHHPDANEDGYVEFPNVNLIEEQANLVSSSRSFQANLLVMSKVRSMAEALMRIGQ from the coding sequence ATGGACTTCAAGGACATCACCGACATCGCGACGGCCGGCCTTCGCGCGCAGCGCGCGCGGATGACCGTGACCGCGAGCAACATCGCGAACGCTCAGACCACGCGGACCGACCAGGGCGGCCCCTACCGCCGTCGCGACCCGGTCTTCTCCGCGGAGCGCGTGGCCAAGCACTTCGCCTCGCGCCTCGAGCAGAAGCTGCGCTCCGTCGAGGTGACGAAGATCGCCGAGGATCCGCGCGATCCGGTGACCCGGTATCTGCCGCATCACCCGGATGCGAACGAAGACGGGTACGTCGAGTTCCCCAACGTGAACCTGATCGAGGAGCAGGCGAACCTCGTGAGCTCCAGCCGGAGCTTCCAGGCGAATCTGCTCGTGATGTCGAAGGTGCGCAGCATGGCCGAAGCGCTCATGCGGATCGGTCAGTAG
- a CDS encoding flagellar hook-basal body complex protein FliE produces the protein MDQVLIDRIREAAPSLEDPHGTRAGKSEAAGSRFADLVGGLVEEVNAKQNEAAANAEGLAKGETGIMETVVSLNEADLSLRMMMQLRDRALDAYQRILRTI, from the coding sequence ATGGACCAGGTGCTCATCGATCGCATCCGCGAGGCGGCGCCTTCCCTCGAGGACCCGCACGGGACGCGGGCCGGCAAGTCCGAGGCGGCCGGCAGCCGCTTCGCCGACCTCGTCGGCGGTCTCGTCGAGGAAGTCAACGCGAAGCAGAACGAGGCGGCCGCGAACGCCGAAGGACTCGCCAAGGGCGAGACCGGAATCATGGAGACCGTCGTCTCCCTCAACGAAGCCGACCTCTCGCTGCGCATGATGATGCAGCTGCGAGACCGCGCGCTCGATGCCTACCAGCGCATCCTGCGGACCATCTGA
- the fliF gene encoding flagellar basal-body MS-ring/collar protein FliF codes for MPEWLQNFFNQFGALSPARQATLVVTAVGSLAFFGWLANGAQQADYRVLYRGLEDAEIAQVIDGLTAERIEHRLGEGGTAILVPSTRVHEARMRIASRGLPSGSSPGFEIFDQGKFGVTDFVQKVNYHRALQGELARTIEQVEGVEKARVQLAIPERRTLLRKDDRRTTASIVTRLRAGWDLDASQVRGIVHLVASSVEGLDVSQVTLVDNHGRLLAPQADMDFAGRGGGPALGAERRLETQLEEQIESILGRTVGLGRVVAKVSAELDWTQTEQTQELYDPDGQVARSTQVDSESNSDSVREGGVAGIAANTPDVEPAEGPLATGSASTRTSETVNYEISKTVSRSVLPSGRVERLSIAVLVDGKPVTAAPAEGAGEGEETEAFTPWSAEELVEFEELAKRAVGFDVQRGDEISVINSPFIQIETEGEPVGFLTPDVMILVNSLLQATALLLGLFLFSRLFVRPLAAAVGGGDTAAIESLREEVAERIAAVQVERAQPLVGPDGEPIAIPDGMTIDDMEIPGLVEQSDEMTLQQQVDRLAQLRADDSVRTIRGWMATGG; via the coding sequence GTGCCCGAGTGGCTTCAGAACTTCTTCAACCAATTCGGCGCGCTCTCGCCGGCGCGGCAGGCGACCCTCGTGGTCACTGCGGTCGGATCGCTCGCCTTCTTCGGCTGGCTCGCGAACGGCGCCCAGCAGGCCGACTACCGCGTTCTCTATCGTGGGCTCGAAGACGCCGAGATCGCCCAGGTCATCGACGGCCTCACGGCCGAGCGGATCGAGCACCGCCTGGGCGAGGGCGGCACGGCGATTCTCGTGCCTTCCACACGAGTCCACGAGGCGCGCATGCGCATCGCCAGCCGCGGGCTGCCTTCGGGCTCGTCGCCGGGCTTCGAGATCTTCGACCAGGGCAAGTTCGGCGTGACCGACTTCGTCCAGAAGGTCAACTACCACCGCGCGCTCCAGGGCGAGCTCGCCCGGACGATCGAGCAGGTCGAAGGCGTCGAGAAGGCGCGCGTCCAGCTCGCGATCCCGGAACGACGCACGCTCCTGCGCAAGGACGACCGCCGGACGACGGCGTCGATCGTGACGCGTCTGCGTGCGGGCTGGGACCTCGACGCGTCCCAGGTTCGCGGCATCGTCCATCTCGTGGCTTCCAGCGTGGAGGGCCTCGACGTCTCGCAGGTCACCCTCGTCGACAACCACGGCCGACTGCTCGCCCCGCAGGCGGACATGGACTTCGCGGGTCGAGGCGGCGGTCCGGCCCTCGGCGCGGAGCGCCGGCTCGAGACCCAGCTCGAGGAGCAGATCGAGTCCATTCTCGGACGCACCGTCGGCCTCGGCCGTGTCGTCGCCAAGGTTTCCGCCGAGCTCGACTGGACGCAGACCGAGCAGACGCAGGAGCTCTACGACCCGGACGGGCAGGTCGCGCGCAGCACCCAGGTCGACAGCGAGAGCAACAGTGATTCGGTCCGGGAGGGCGGAGTCGCCGGGATCGCCGCCAACACGCCGGACGTCGAGCCCGCCGAAGGTCCCCTGGCGACCGGAAGTGCGTCGACGCGGACCTCCGAGACGGTGAACTACGAGATCTCGAAGACGGTGAGCCGTTCGGTGCTGCCGAGTGGTCGCGTGGAGCGACTCTCGATCGCCGTGCTGGTCGATGGCAAGCCCGTGACCGCGGCGCCCGCGGAGGGTGCCGGCGAGGGCGAGGAGACGGAGGCCTTCACGCCCTGGAGCGCGGAGGAGCTCGTCGAGTTCGAGGAGCTCGCTAAGCGTGCGGTCGGCTTCGACGTCCAGCGCGGGGACGAGATCAGCGTCATCAACTCCCCCTTCATCCAGATCGAAACCGAAGGCGAGCCCGTCGGCTTCCTCACGCCGGACGTGATGATTCTCGTGAACTCGCTGCTCCAAGCGACGGCGCTGCTGCTGGGTCTCTTCCTCTTCTCGCGACTCTTCGTTCGTCCCCTCGCAGCGGCAGTCGGCGGGGGAGACACCGCTGCGATCGAGAGCCTGCGCGAGGAAGTCGCCGAACGGATCGCCGCGGTCCAGGTCGAGCGAGCCCAGCCGCTGGTCGGGCCGGACGGAGAGCCCATCGCGATTCCCGACGGCATGACCATCGACGACATGGAGATTCCCGGTCTCGTCGAACAGAGCGACGAGATGACGCTGCAGCAGCAGGTGGATCGGCTCGCCCAGCTTCGCGCGGACGACTCGGTCCGCACGATCCGCGGCTGGATGGCGACGGGAGGCTGA
- the fliG gene encoding flagellar motor switch protein FliG — protein sequence MAGKHLQYELLTGVEKAAILMMALAPGRVRDLMQRLEDAEVERILASVARFDTVPSSTLEKVLLEFQEAIGKHEISIQGGREQAMALISGSIDDSRASRLMEKLGRDEKRIDWTLRDYTPEFIADQLSSEHPQTIALILAQLPAERGATIVAHLTDDVRPEVMLRVANLETVSSNVIHELEDEIATMFSRSVGAPTPLGGTEVAAKLLNGVPKADGQLILDKMDTRDPEIAADIRKQMLTFNDLESIDKRGFQALLREIPTEDLVIALKTASDEMKEKVFSNVSSRAADQIKEESDLLPPMRLSEIEQIQRQVVDVARRLEEEGVVSIDAGGGGDDVLV from the coding sequence ATGGCCGGCAAGCATCTCCAGTACGAGCTCCTGACCGGGGTCGAGAAAGCCGCCATCCTTATGATGGCGCTCGCCCCCGGCCGCGTTCGCGACCTCATGCAGCGCCTCGAGGACGCCGAGGTGGAGCGCATCCTCGCCTCCGTCGCGCGTTTCGACACCGTGCCCTCGTCGACCCTCGAGAAGGTGCTCCTCGAGTTCCAGGAAGCGATCGGCAAGCACGAGATCTCGATCCAGGGCGGCCGTGAGCAGGCGATGGCCCTGATCTCCGGTTCGATCGACGACAGTCGCGCCAGCCGCTTGATGGAGAAGCTCGGCCGGGACGAGAAGCGGATCGACTGGACCCTGCGTGACTACACGCCGGAGTTCATCGCCGACCAGCTCTCGTCGGAGCATCCGCAGACGATCGCGCTGATCCTCGCGCAGCTCCCCGCCGAGCGCGGCGCCACGATCGTCGCGCACCTGACCGACGACGTGCGGCCGGAGGTCATGCTCCGGGTCGCGAACCTCGAGACGGTGTCGAGCAACGTCATCCACGAGCTCGAGGACGAGATCGCGACCATGTTCAGCCGAAGCGTCGGCGCGCCGACGCCGCTCGGCGGAACGGAGGTCGCGGCGAAGCTGCTGAACGGCGTCCCCAAGGCGGACGGCCAGTTGATCCTGGACAAGATGGACACCCGCGATCCGGAGATCGCGGCGGACATCCGCAAGCAGATGCTGACCTTCAACGACCTCGAGTCGATCGACAAGCGCGGCTTCCAGGCGCTGCTTCGCGAGATCCCGACCGAGGACCTCGTGATCGCGCTCAAGACCGCGAGCGACGAGATGAAGGAGAAGGTCTTCTCGAACGTGTCGTCCCGTGCGGCCGACCAGATCAAGGAAGAGTCGGATCTGCTCCCGCCGATGCGCCTCTCCGAGATCGAGCAGATCCAGCGTCAGGTCGTCGACGTGGCACGTCGTCTCGAGGAAGAGGGCGTCGTGTCGATCGATGCGGGCGGAGGCGGCGACGATGTTCTCGTTTAG